The nucleotide window GCAATTATGCAATTCAGATTATCGTGGAAAAGAACGGAGTCTATTGCAGCACCGATTAGAGATATACTAGAAATTGAAGAACTTGAAGAAAACAAGCACACTTTGTTTGATATAAATAAAATTGTAGAACTAACAAATTTAAATTTTCATTATGAAGATATAGCTTGTTTAGAAAATATAAATTTAGAAATAAACAAAGGGGAAATAATTGCTATTGTTGGACCATCTGGCAGTGGAAAAACCACACTTTCTAAATTAATAGGAGGTATATATACAAAATACTCTGGACAAATAAAGAAACCTTTAGATTTAAAAATCTCTTACGCGCCTCAGCACAGTAATTTATTTAGTGAGAAAGTTAGTGATAATTACCTTACAGATGGTACCATATTTATGAATGAGGTAAATAAAAAAATTGAAGAACTATCTGGTGGTGAAAAACAGCGAGTTAACTTGGATAGGGCTTTCTCAAATGAGTATGACCTAATTATCTTAGATGAACCAACTAACAATTTAGACAAATCCTCTATAGATAAATTAATTTATAAAATAAAAGAGGAGAAGACTAAGAATAAGTCTATTATTTTGGTTACTCACAATATTGAAATTACAAAAATAGCTGATATAATAGTGTTCTTAGATGATGGAAAAATTACAGGTATTGGCAATTACAATTTTCTTTTAGAGTCCCACAAAAAATTCCGAGCATATAAAACACTCGAAAATATGGATAGTATATAATTAACTTTAAAAAGGAGAGATAAATATGTACAACTGTAGAAAAGCTTCAAATGAAGAAATTAGGTTTGTTTTCGATGAATTAGACAAATTCAATATGCAAAAAAAACCGTTACATCAATCTGAAGAATCTGTTTCTTTTAAACATATTGTTGAGGATGACGGAAAAATAATAGGAGGAATATTCGGTTACTCATCTTACTATAAAATCGGATATATTGATACATTATGGGTTGATGAGAATTATCGTCATAAAGGTATTGGAACGGAACTTTTAAAAGCAATTGAAAATGACTTGCACGAATTTGGGTGTGAAGTTATCCATCTTGAAACGTTCGATTTCCAAGGTCCTGAATTCTATAAAAAAAATGGATATGAACAATTCGGGTCTTTATTTTATCCAAATGCAAATCTTTATGAGTTTTTTTTAAAAAAAGAGAAGTTCAATCAACAATAATTAAATCATGTATCTTTTGCAAGTAATCATCATTCACTATCTAATTTTCCCTAAAATTTAAATCTTTTATTAAAATCACATAAAAGCTGTTAGAAAAGCCTTATATCATACGTTTTTCTAACAGTTTTCCTTATTCATAATGTCCTTAACTATTCTCTGCTTTATGAATTACATAAGTAATCTTTTTATTAATCATCTCCATTTTTTGGATTATTTAAAACTTTAAAATTTCTCCCCTAGTTTGGCAGATGTAAGATAATGTATTTAATACCTCATCTATAATATTCATTTCGCATTGTTCACAATAATAAACCGTTTGATGCCCTACTCCACAAAATAAAACTGGATCCCAGACAACTTCTTTAGTAACATTCATTAAAAATGATTATGTCACTTAGATCATCTTTATCACTCATGTTCTATAAAGATTTGCTACACTTCCTTTATCATTAAATGTTTTATATTAGTACATCTTTAAATTTACCTTTTAATAAATGAAAAGTGTGAGAATAATAGCTGAACAACTTGGAAATACGCTGAAAATGGTCATGAACACATACGGTCATGTAATGAAGGAATTAGAGCAGGAATCTGTGACTGTCTTTAGCGCAAGCTTGGCAACTGGGGCTAAAAGTGGGGCTAATTAATTTTTACCCCTCTCCCACCGTTGATATATCAATACTTCTTGGGCTTGATATGCTATACTATTTCCATATTCGAAATAAAAGGAGGCTTTCTTTTTATGAGTCATTTAGAAAAATTGGATGCTTATTTTATAGAGCATCGTGCACGCCATTTGTCGGAGTTAAACGAGTTTTTGCGCATTCCTAGTATTTCAGCATTGTCTGAGCATAAAGGAGATATGCGTGATGCGGCAAATTGGCTAGCAGAGCATTTAAAATCTTTAAAAATTGAAAATGTAGCGGTCGAGGAAACAGCTGGGCATCCTGTTGTTTATGGAGAATGGTTACATGCTGAAGGCAAGCCAACGATTTTATTCTACGGGCACTATGATGTACAGCCTGTAGATCCGCTAAATTTATGGGAAACGCCACCTTTTGAACCGACGATTCGTGATAATAAATTGTTTGCGCGTGGTTCTTCTGATGATAAAGGACAAGTGTTTATGCACTTAAAAATGATTGAAGCATTGTTTGCGACAGAGGGTACACTGCCAGTAAACGTGAAGTTTATTTATGAAGGTGAAGAGGAAATTGGTAGCCCATCTCTTCCAAAATATACAGAAGATAATAAAGAAAAATTAGCAGCGGATCTAATTGTTATTTCTGATACAGGTCTTTATGCAAAAGGCAAGCCTGCTGTATGCTACGGTCTACGTGGCTTAACTGGCGTGCAAATTGATGTGCGCGGAGCGAAAGGCGATTTACACTCTGGTCTTTATGGCGGTGGTGTCCAAAATGCGATTCACGCATTAACTGAAATTTTGGCTTCCTTCCGCGATGAGCACGGGACAATTCAAGTCGATGGCTTCTACGATAAAGTGTTGCCATTATCTGATGAAGAGCGCCAAGCATATCGTGATTTGGGCTTTGATGAGGAAGCATTGAAGGACGAGCTAAAAGTACCTGCATTATTCGGTGAAGCTGGCTACTCTTATTTAGAGCAAACATGGGCACGCCCGACATTAGAAATTAATGGCGTCTTCGGTGGCTTCTCTGGTGAAGGCATTAAAACGGTATTACCTGCTGAGGCTGGTGCGAAAATTACATGCCGTTTAGTACCAAACCAAGACCCTGAGGAAATTGTAGCATTATTAAAGGCACATATTGAAAAACACAAACCGACTGGTGTGGAAGTTATCGTTTCTGAATTCGATAAAGGAAAACCATACTTAACACCATTCGATCACCCATTAATTCAAGCAGCTGGTCGCTCTTATGAAAAAGTATACAAAGTACCAACTGCTTACACACGTGGTGGTGGCTCGATTCCAATCGTAGCAGCATTCGATGAAATTTTAAACTTACCTGTTGTGTTAATGGGCTTCGGCTTATCTGAAGAAAATTTCCATGCACCAAATGAGCATTTCCATTTGGAAAACTTCGACCAAGGCTTACGTGTATTAGGCGATTACTTACATGAAGTTGCAGAGTTAAAGCTATAACAAAAAAGGTCTGTCCAGATGGGCAGACCTTTTCTTATAGAGCTTGCATAATTAATCCGACAGATGCGTAAATAATAACTGTTGCAAACAAAACCATCATGTGAATAAGAGAAAAAGCAAACATTTTATTCGCCCATGTTTTCCCTTCCATTTTATGATAGCCGACAAAGCTTAACCATAGCCAAATACCGCCAAGCACTAATGATACAAGTGTTAATCCTAAGCTTAATGGTAAAAATAAAAAGCTTGTTAGCATTAGTAGCACTAAATACACATTTGTTTGAATATATGTTCGGCGCTGCCCTTTCGCTACAGGAAGCATTGGAATATTCGCAGCAGCATAATCATCATGCTTGCGAATAGCAATCGCGTAAAAATGCGGCATTTGCCAAATCACCATAATAATAAACAATGCCCAGCATGCCGGATGCCAAATATTTGGTGCAACTGCTGCCCAGCCAATTAATGGTGGCACTGCTCCAGAAATACTACCAACCTCTGTGTT belongs to Lysinibacillus louembei and includes:
- a CDS encoding GNAT family N-acetyltransferase, with the protein product MYNCRKASNEEIRFVFDELDKFNMQKKPLHQSEESVSFKHIVEDDGKIIGGIFGYSSYYKIGYIDTLWVDENYRHKGIGTELLKAIENDLHEFGCEVIHLETFDFQGPEFYKKNGYEQFGSLFYPNANLYEFFLKKEKFNQQ
- the cyoE gene encoding heme o synthase, with protein sequence MQKQSTINLWAQAVKTGIIKSNLIPMVAGLMLALYTYELSFIENIPNIILATVGSALVIAAAGIFNNLYDRDIDKVMPRTKTRPTVTGELNTRTVLIAGVVFLILGLIALAFTTPLAMFLGFLGVFFYVVPYTMWTKRRTIWNTEVGSISGAVPPLIGWAAVAPNIWHPACWALFIIMVIWQMPHFYAIAIRKHDDYAAANIPMLPVAKGQRRTYIQTNVYLVLLMLTSFLFLPLSLGLTLVSLVLGGIWLWLSFVGYHKMEGKTWANKMFAFSLIHMMVLFATVIIYASVGLIMQAL
- a CDS encoding dipeptidase — its product is MSHLEKLDAYFIEHRARHLSELNEFLRIPSISALSEHKGDMRDAANWLAEHLKSLKIENVAVEETAGHPVVYGEWLHAEGKPTILFYGHYDVQPVDPLNLWETPPFEPTIRDNKLFARGSSDDKGQVFMHLKMIEALFATEGTLPVNVKFIYEGEEEIGSPSLPKYTEDNKEKLAADLIVISDTGLYAKGKPAVCYGLRGLTGVQIDVRGAKGDLHSGLYGGGVQNAIHALTEILASFRDEHGTIQVDGFYDKVLPLSDEERQAYRDLGFDEEALKDELKVPALFGEAGYSYLEQTWARPTLEINGVFGGFSGEGIKTVLPAEAGAKITCRLVPNQDPEEIVALLKAHIEKHKPTGVEVIVSEFDKGKPYLTPFDHPLIQAAGRSYEKVYKVPTAYTRGGGSIPIVAAFDEILNLPVVLMGFGLSEENFHAPNEHFHLENFDQGLRVLGDYLHEVAELKL